In one Alphaproteobacteria bacterium genomic region, the following are encoded:
- a CDS encoding DUF1801 domain-containing protein, which produces MTFAPPASKEVSAAFLKLPVALRGILHPVRDLIFETAMRTPESGRVVEALKWGQPSYLTEKPKSGTTLRLGPAPDNPARGALFVHCSTTLIADFQARYGDLFEYSGNRALVLPTDPGKCRDALMHCIALGLTYHSRK; this is translated from the coding sequence ATGACATTCGCGCCACCGGCATCGAAAGAAGTGTCGGCGGCGTTCCTGAAGCTGCCTGTGGCGTTGCGCGGCATCCTGCACCCCGTTCGGGATCTGATCTTTGAAACCGCAATGCGGACACCTGAAAGCGGTCGGGTCGTGGAAGCCCTGAAGTGGGGGCAGCCGTCCTACCTCACGGAAAAGCCCAAGAGCGGAACGACCCTTCGGTTGGGCCCGGCACCGGATAATCCGGCGCGCGGTGCGCTTTTCGTTCATTGCAGCACGACGTTGATCGCGGATTTCCAGGCCCGGTACGGCGATCTGTTCGAATATTCAGGCAACCGGGCGCTTGTGCTGCCGACGGATCCAGGGAAATGCCGGGACGCGTTGATGCACTGTATTGCGCTGGGACTGACCTATCACAGTCGGAAATAG
- a CDS encoding sarcosine oxidase subunit beta family protein, translating to MKKYSIFAIARNARNHHQDWERAWRSPDPKPSYDVIIIGGGGHGLATAYYLAKECGITNVAVLEKGWLGGGNTGRNTTIVRSNYLWDESAALYDHAVNLWEGLSDELNYNVMFSQRGLLHLAHNVHDMQEIGRRGNAIYMNGIDSEFLTPEQVKEMVPIINLNCRYPVMGALLQRRGGTARHDAVAWGYARAADSMGVDIIQNCEVTGFKIENGVVKGVETTRGSIGANKVGVVAAGHSSVVAEMAGFRMPLESFPLQAFVSEPMKPIVDCVIMSNAIHAYISQSDKGELVIGGSGDPYISYSQRGSFDQIEHVVGPVIELYPIFSRVRMLRQWGGITDVTVDRSPIITKTPVENMYFNCGWGTGGFKATPGSGHVFAHSIAKGEMHPIAAPFTMDRFHTGALIDEAAAAAVAH from the coding sequence ATGAAGAAATATTCGATCTTCGCCATCGCGCGGAACGCACGGAACCACCATCAGGACTGGGAACGCGCCTGGCGCAGCCCCGACCCGAAACCGTCCTATGATGTCATCATCATCGGCGGTGGCGGTCACGGCCTGGCGACGGCCTACTACCTGGCCAAGGAATGCGGCATCACCAATGTCGCCGTCCTGGAAAAGGGCTGGCTGGGCGGCGGCAACACCGGCCGCAACACCACGATTGTCCGGTCGAACTACCTCTGGGATGAGTCGGCGGCGCTGTACGACCACGCGGTCAACCTGTGGGAAGGGCTTAGCGACGAACTGAACTACAATGTCATGTTCTCCCAGCGCGGCCTTCTGCACCTGGCGCACAATGTCCATGACATGCAGGAGATCGGCCGGCGCGGCAACGCGATCTACATGAACGGCATCGACAGCGAATTCCTGACCCCCGAGCAGGTCAAGGAAATGGTGCCGATCATCAATCTGAACTGCCGCTATCCGGTGATGGGTGCACTGCTGCAGCGGCGCGGCGGCACCGCCCGCCATGATGCGGTGGCCTGGGGCTACGCCCGCGCGGCTGATTCCATGGGCGTCGACATCATCCAGAATTGCGAAGTGACCGGCTTCAAGATCGAAAACGGCGTCGTGAAGGGCGTTGAAACCACGCGCGGTTCCATCGGCGCGAACAAGGTCGGCGTCGTCGCGGCGGGTCATTCCTCCGTCGTCGCCGAAATGGCCGGTTTCCGCATGCCGCTGGAAAGCTTCCCGCTGCAGGCCTTCGTCAGCGAACCGATGAAGCCGATTGTCGATTGCGTGATCATGTCCAACGCGATTCACGCCTATATCAGCCAGTCCGATAAGGGCGAACTGGTCATCGGCGGGTCGGGCGACCCCTACATCTCCTATTCCCAGCGCGGCAGTTTCGATCAGATCGAACATGTGGTCGGGCCGGTGATCGAACTGTATCCGATCTTCAGCCGCGTGCGCATGCTGCGGCAATGGGGCGGGATTACCGACGTGACTGTCGACCGGTCGCCGATCATCACCAAGACCCCGGTTGAGAACATGTACTTCAACTGCGGCTGGGGCACTGGCGGGTTTAAGGCCACGCCGGGTTCGGGCCATGTCTTTGCCCATTCCATCGCAAAGGGCGAAATGCACCCGATCGCCGCGCCGTTCACCATGGACCGGTTCCATACCGGCGCCCTGATCGACGAAGCGGCCGCCGCCGCCGTCGCGCACTAA
- a CDS encoding sarcosine oxidase subunit delta: MFLVKCPWCGWREQTEFSYGGEAHIARPADPDKISDQEWGEYIYTRDNTKGVHAERWVHTQGCGRWFNAVRHTVTDVMWDSYKMGEDAPNPPADWDGLSSRDELESSEGK, encoded by the coding sequence ATGTTTCTCGTAAAATGTCCCTGGTGCGGCTGGCGCGAACAGACCGAATTCTCCTATGGCGGCGAAGCCCATATCGCCCGCCCCGCCGATCCCGACAAGATATCGGACCAGGAATGGGGCGAGTACATCTACACCCGTGACAACACCAAGGGTGTTCATGCCGAACGATGGGTTCACACCCAGGGCTGCGGCCGCTGGTTCAATGCCGTCCGGCATACCGTCACCGATGTGATGTGGGACAGCTACAAGATGGGTGAGGACGCGCCGAACCCGCCGGCCGACTGGGATGGCCTGTCGAGCCGCGACGAGCTCGAGTCGAGCGAAGGTAAGTAA
- a CDS encoding sarcosine oxidase subunit gamma family protein, which yields MADAIQPGVTADTPLTAKTPVQIEGLSITELPYLGKVTLRGDAGNKAFAEAVKKVLGVALPTEPMSSAQKGGIRVFWKAFDEWLIWTEADGQTKLIDDLRAALDGVSKAVVDLSDYYTVIRISGSLSRELLAKGCALDLHPNRFTPGQATGTGFHHATIFITLVEGDTFDVMIRWSFADYLWDYFADGAREWG from the coding sequence ATGGCTGATGCGATCCAACCCGGCGTGACGGCCGATACCCCGCTGACCGCCAAGACACCGGTCCAGATCGAGGGTCTTTCGATCACCGAGTTGCCCTATCTGGGCAAGGTCACCCTGCGCGGCGATGCCGGCAACAAGGCCTTTGCCGAGGCGGTAAAGAAGGTCCTGGGCGTGGCCCTGCCGACCGAACCGATGTCCTCGGCCCAGAAGGGCGGCATACGCGTATTCTGGAAGGCGTTTGACGAATGGCTGATCTGGACTGAGGCGGATGGCCAGACGAAACTGATCGACGACCTGCGGGCTGCCTTGGACGGCGTCAGCAAGGCCGTGGTCGATCTGTCGGATTACTATACGGTGATCCGGATATCGGGCAGCCTGTCGCGCGAATTGCTGGCCAAGGGCTGCGCCCTGGATCTCCATCCGAACCGCTTCACCCCTGGCCAGGCCACCGGAACCGGTTTCCATCACGCGACTATCTTCATCACCCTGGTCGAAGGCGATACGTTCGATGTGATGATCCGCTGGAGCTTCGCCGATTATCTCTGGGACTATTTCGCCGACGGTGCGCGGGAGTGGGGCTGA
- a CDS encoding sarcosine oxidase subunit alpha, producing the protein MSQTYRLNGKGRIDRSQPLTFTYDGKSYTGYRGDTLASALLANGVKLVGRSFKYHRPRGIMTAGSEEPNALVQLGEGNRTEPNTRATMVELFDGLSASSQNCWPSVKFDLQSINQKFAKLFPAGFYYKTFMFPSSWWEPVYEKIIRNAAGLGKSPMERDPDSYAQKFAHCDVLIVGGGPAGLAAALAAGRAGARVILADEQNEFGGSLLGDDAEIDGKPALEWVADAVAELESLDEVTVLRRTTVSGYYDYNFLTALERVTDHLGPQEDDSVPRQRFWKIRAKRVVLAQGAIERPLVFADNDRPGIMLASALRTYINRFGVLPGREIVVFTNNDTAYKTALDAKAAGAREVTVVDLRDDPKGVLVALAEEAGIRLFKGYAVVATAGKHAVGSCEIAKLGEDNRTIVSDTTALPCDILAHSNGWNPTVHLWSQARGKLNWDEEHQCFVPGFAGPWKPVSAGSGNGAFALKDCLSQGFATGATAAKAVGFGSGAAPPTPATDDIEYGAMRMVWTVPGKKPLGHGKAKHFHDHQNDVVASDIHLAAREGYISVEHLKRYTTTGMGTDQGKTSNVNALAIMAEIRNAAIPEVGTTTFRPPYTPITFGAVTGQNRNKLFLQERTTPMHKAHLDAGAVFEDVGDWKRPWYFPQGKETMDEAVMRECRQVRESVGMLDASTLGKIDIQGKDSAEFLNWVYTNKWDNLKPGRARYGLMLNEHGMVFDDGVTTRLADDHFHMTTTTGGAARVLGWLEEWSQTEWPQMDVYFTSVTEQWAVCTITGPNSRALLSELTALDLDPETFPFMAMQEGKVAGAPARVYRISFTGDLAYEINVPARYGLHVWNALREAGKKHDLCLYGTETMHVLRAEKGFIIVGQDTDGTVTPMDLGMNWIVSKKKDDFLGRRSFARSDTAREGRKQLVGLLTQDPNFVLPEGAHVVEDVKPKPPMKTLGHVTSSYFSPNVGRSIALALVADGHNRKGDTLSVPLMSGRVEKVTITDTVFFDKEGTRTNG; encoded by the coding sequence ATGAGCCAGACCTACCGACTGAACGGCAAGGGCCGGATCGACCGGTCGCAGCCCCTGACCTTCACCTATGACGGCAAGTCCTATACCGGGTACCGCGGCGATACATTGGCATCAGCCCTGCTGGCCAATGGCGTCAAGCTGGTCGGCCGCAGCTTCAAGTATCACCGCCCGCGCGGTATCATGACCGCCGGGTCGGAGGAACCGAACGCGCTTGTGCAACTGGGCGAAGGCAACCGGACGGAGCCGAACACCCGCGCCACGATGGTCGAACTGTTCGACGGGTTAAGCGCGTCGAGCCAGAACTGCTGGCCGTCCGTGAAGTTCGACCTGCAGTCCATCAACCAGAAATTCGCGAAGCTGTTCCCGGCCGGGTTCTACTACAAGACCTTCATGTTTCCGTCCTCCTGGTGGGAGCCGGTCTATGAAAAGATCATCCGAAACGCCGCCGGTCTGGGCAAATCCCCGATGGAACGCGACCCGGATTCCTATGCCCAGAAATTTGCCCATTGCGACGTTCTGATCGTTGGCGGCGGACCGGCCGGTCTGGCAGCCGCGCTGGCAGCGGGTCGCGCCGGCGCGCGCGTCATCCTGGCCGACGAACAGAACGAATTCGGCGGATCGCTGCTAGGCGACGATGCCGAGATCGACGGCAAACCTGCCCTGGAATGGGTCGCCGATGCCGTGGCCGAGTTGGAAAGTCTGGACGAGGTCACGGTGCTGCGCCGGACGACGGTTTCCGGATACTACGACTACAACTTCCTGACGGCACTGGAACGGGTCACGGATCATCTGGGACCGCAGGAAGACGACAGCGTGCCGCGTCAGCGTTTCTGGAAGATCCGCGCCAAACGGGTCGTGCTGGCACAGGGCGCCATCGAACGCCCGCTGGTCTTCGCGGACAATGACCGCCCCGGTATCATGCTGGCCTCGGCCTTGCGCACCTATATCAATCGGTTCGGCGTATTGCCGGGACGCGAGATCGTCGTCTTTACGAACAACGACACCGCCTACAAGACCGCCCTGGACGCAAAGGCGGCCGGCGCGCGGGAGGTAACCGTTGTCGATCTGCGCGACGACCCGAAAGGCGTCCTGGTCGCGCTGGCGGAAGAGGCCGGAATCCGACTCTTCAAGGGCTATGCCGTTGTTGCCACTGCCGGCAAGCATGCCGTCGGCAGTTGCGAGATTGCCAAACTGGGCGAAGACAATCGCACCATCGTCTCCGACACGACCGCCCTGCCCTGCGATATCCTGGCCCATTCCAATGGCTGGAACCCGACGGTCCATCTGTGGAGCCAGGCGCGCGGTAAACTGAACTGGGATGAAGAACACCAGTGCTTTGTGCCGGGTTTTGCCGGCCCGTGGAAGCCGGTCTCCGCGGGATCGGGCAACGGCGCCTTCGCCCTGAAGGACTGCCTGTCCCAAGGCTTCGCCACCGGCGCAACGGCGGCAAAGGCCGTCGGCTTCGGCTCGGGCGCTGCCCCGCCGACACCCGCGACGGACGACATCGAATACGGCGCCATGCGCATGGTCTGGACCGTGCCCGGCAAGAAGCCGCTGGGCCACGGCAAGGCCAAGCATTTCCACGACCACCAGAACGACGTCGTCGCGTCGGACATTCATCTGGCGGCGCGCGAAGGCTATATCTCGGTCGAGCATCTGAAGCGCTACACGACGACCGGCATGGGCACGGACCAGGGCAAGACCTCCAACGTCAACGCCCTGGCGATCATGGCCGAAATTCGCAATGCGGCGATCCCGGAAGTCGGTACGACCACCTTCCGCCCGCCCTACACACCGATCACCTTCGGTGCCGTCACCGGACAGAACCGCAACAAGCTGTTCCTGCAGGAACGCACCACCCCGATGCACAAGGCGCATCTGGATGCGGGCGCGGTGTTCGAGGATGTCGGTGACTGGAAGCGCCCCTGGTACTTCCCGCAGGGGAAGGAGACGATGGACGAAGCGGTGATGCGCGAATGCCGCCAGGTCCGGGAATCCGTCGGTATGCTGGACGCCTCGACCCTGGGCAAGATCGACATCCAGGGCAAGGATTCCGCAGAGTTCCTGAACTGGGTCTATACCAACAAATGGGACAACCTGAAGCCGGGTCGCGCCCGTTACGGCCTGATGCTGAACGAGCACGGCATGGTCTTCGACGACGGCGTTACCACGCGGCTGGCCGACGATCATTTCCATATGACCACCACGACCGGCGGCGCCGCGCGCGTCCTGGGCTGGCTGGAAGAATGGTCCCAGACCGAATGGCCGCAGATGGATGTCTACTTCACATCCGTCACCGAACAATGGGCGGTCTGCACCATCACGGGACCGAACTCCCGCGCGCTGCTGTCCGAACTGACGGCCCTGGACCTTGATCCGGAAACCTTCCCCTTCATGGCGATGCAGGAAGGCAAGGTCGCGGGTGCCCCCGCGCGGGTCTACCGGATCAGCTTCACCGGCGATCTGGCCTATGAGATCAACGTGCCGGCACGCTATGGCCTGCATGTCTGGAACGCCCTGCGGGAGGCCGGCAAGAAGCACGACCTCTGCCTCTACGGCACCGAGACCATGCACGTTCTGCGCGCCGAGAAGGGTTTCATCATCGTCGGTCAGGATACCGACGGCACGGTGACGCCGATGGATCTCGGCATGAACTGGATTGTCTCGAAGAAGAAGGACGACTTCCTGGGGCGCCGTTCCTTCGCGCGCAGCGATACCGCCCGTGAGGGCCGGAAGCAGCTGGTCGGCCTGCTGACGCAGGATCCGAACTTCGTCCTGCCGGAAGGCGCGCACGTGGTGGAAGACGTGAAACCCAAGCCGCCGATGAAGACGCTGGGCCATGTCACATCCAGCTATTTCAGCCCGAATGTCGGTCGTTCGATCGCACTGGCCCTTGTGGCCGACGGTCACAATCGCAAGGGCGATACGCTCTCCGTCCCTCTGATGAGCGGCCGAGTAGAGAAGGTGACGATCACCGATACGGTTTTCTTCGATAAGGAAGGGACGCGGACCAATGGCTGA
- a CDS encoding GlxA family transcriptional regulator: MFKPVAGSGPDKVVFVLIPNFSMIALSGVVEPMRLANRISGKTLYQWETASRDGEAVLASNAFPIQTDKSVADYNQAPSNVILCSGLEAHVYKDNAVFGWLRRWAREGSHIGAICTGAHVLAHAGLLKGYRCTIHWENLDSFTEEFPELDVRAELFEVDRDRFTCAGGVSGLDMMLNEISTRHGQELAAAVAEQFMHERMREGHDDQRLPLQARLRISHPKLIRAISEMERHTEEALTRDEIADRVGLSRRQLERLFRRYLNTSPARYYLKLRLNRAKTLLTQTTMPVTEVAFASGFTSASHFSKCYRDMFGRTPRAERRGPGGGTPSDDDALDEDLGDDLAGDEIDDDAVEAMG, from the coding sequence ATGTTCAAGCCCGTTGCGGGTTCGGGGCCCGACAAAGTCGTCTTTGTCCTGATTCCGAATTTCTCGATGATCGCCCTTTCGGGCGTCGTGGAACCCATGCGCCTGGCCAACCGGATCAGCGGCAAGACCCTGTATCAGTGGGAAACCGCCAGCCGCGATGGAGAGGCCGTTCTGGCATCCAATGCCTTTCCGATCCAGACTGACAAATCCGTGGCGGACTACAATCAGGCCCCCAGCAACGTCATTCTGTGTTCGGGGCTGGAAGCCCATGTCTACAAGGACAATGCGGTTTTCGGCTGGCTGCGCCGCTGGGCGCGGGAAGGCAGCCATATCGGTGCAATCTGCACCGGTGCCCACGTTCTGGCCCATGCCGGATTGCTGAAAGGGTATCGCTGCACAATTCATTGGGAAAACCTGGACAGCTTTACAGAGGAATTTCCCGAACTGGACGTCCGTGCGGAGCTGTTCGAGGTTGATCGCGACCGGTTCACCTGTGCCGGCGGCGTGTCCGGCCTCGACATGATGCTGAACGAAATCTCGACGCGCCATGGTCAGGAACTGGCTGCCGCCGTTGCCGAACAGTTCATGCATGAGCGCATGCGTGAAGGCCATGACGATCAGCGTCTGCCGCTGCAGGCCCGTCTGCGCATCAGTCACCCGAAGCTGATCCGCGCGATTTCCGAGATGGAGCGTCACACCGAGGAGGCGCTGACCCGTGACGAGATTGCCGATCGTGTTGGTTTGTCGCGCCGCCAGTTGGAGCGACTGTTCCGGCGCTATCTGAACACCAGCCCTGCGCGCTATTATCTGAAACTCCGCCTGAACCGGGCGAAGACACTGCTGACCCAGACGACCATGCCGGTGACGGAGGTTGCCTTTGCCAGCGGGTTCACGTCGGCCTCGCATTTCTCCAAATGCTACCGCGACATGTTCGGTCGCACGCCGCGCGCGGAACGGCGCGGTCCCGGCGGTGGGACACCGTCGGATGACGACGCGCTGGACGAGGATCTGGGTGATGATCTGGCCGGCGACGAGATTGACGACGACGCGGTCGAGGCGATGGGATGA
- a CDS encoding amidohydrolase has protein sequence MPDTMEDPTRFQSLMRGWRHDLHRHPELGFDLPRTAGFVAETLRGFGLSVEEGIGGTGVVGVLRRGNGPSIGLRADMDALAIQEENGFDHASTVPGRMHACGHDGHTAMLLGAAKRLSEEGGFDGEVVFIFQPAEEHGLGAKAMMADGLFERFPVRSIFALHNMPSLPTGHVAVRPGPIMACEDNFEIVVQGRGGHAALPHMTVDPIVTGSEIVLALQTLASRHLDPLEPCVLSVTDFDVAATRNVIPDKVVLRGDVRAFTSQQQSAIEAGMRRIAAAIAEAHGATATVSYSHEFAATINAPEEAAQLAESAVHHLGADQVNQDCRPVMASEDFGFMLREKPGCYFLLGNGGTGPGGCGLHSPNYDFNDAILTVGSGLWVRLVRDILPTGE, from the coding sequence ATGCCAGACACCATGGAAGATCCCACACGGTTCCAGTCGCTGATGCGGGGCTGGCGCCATGACCTTCACCGTCACCCGGAATTGGGATTCGATCTGCCGCGTACCGCCGGTTTCGTAGCGGAGACATTGCGCGGCTTTGGACTGTCTGTTGAGGAGGGGATCGGCGGCACCGGCGTCGTCGGCGTCCTGCGCCGGGGGAACGGTCCTTCGATTGGCCTGCGTGCGGATATGGATGCCCTGGCGATCCAGGAGGAGAACGGCTTCGACCATGCGTCCACGGTGCCTGGTCGCATGCACGCCTGCGGGCATGACGGCCACACCGCGATGCTGCTGGGGGCGGCCAAGCGCCTGAGCGAGGAGGGCGGCTTCGACGGTGAGGTCGTCTTCATTTTCCAGCCGGCCGAAGAGCACGGCCTGGGCGCGAAGGCGATGATGGCCGACGGTCTGTTCGAGCGGTTTCCGGTGCGATCGATTTTTGCGCTTCACAACATGCCGTCTCTGCCGACCGGGCATGTGGCCGTCAGACCCGGCCCGATCATGGCCTGCGAAGACAATTTCGAGATCGTCGTTCAGGGACGGGGCGGGCATGCCGCACTTCCCCATATGACAGTCGACCCCATCGTGACCGGGTCGGAGATCGTGCTTGCCCTGCAGACCCTGGCGTCGCGGCATCTGGACCCGTTGGAACCCTGCGTTCTGTCGGTAACGGATTTCGATGTCGCCGCGACGCGTAACGTGATCCCGGACAAGGTTGTTCTGCGCGGCGATGTGCGGGCCTTCACGTCCCAGCAGCAATCGGCGATCGAAGCGGGTATGCGCCGGATCGCGGCCGCTATTGCCGAGGCCCATGGCGCAACGGCGACCGTAAGCTACAGCCACGAGTTTGCCGCAACCATCAACGCCCCGGAAGAGGCAGCTCAGCTTGCGGAAAGCGCCGTCCATCACCTTGGGGCGGATCAGGTCAATCAGGATTGCCGCCCGGTCATGGCTTCGGAGGATTTCGGCTTCATGTTGCGGGAAAAGCCCGGCTGCTACTTCCTTCTGGGCAATGGCGGCACAGGACCAGGGGGCTGCGGTCTTCACAGCCCGAATTATGATTTCAACGACGCGATACTGACGGTCGGGTCCGGGCTTTGGGTCCGACTGGTCCGCGATATCTTGCCGACGGGGGAGTGA
- a CDS encoding Lrp/AsnC family transcriptional regulator produces MDEFDARLLNLMQENNRLTAEKLSELVGLSPAACQKRLKRLRKNGTIARDISVLSPEAVGRKLTLIVEVTMERERPEVLDQFKRTMRAAPHVMQCYYVTGNADFIVILTARDMKEYEEFTRRYFFQNSNVQRFQTNVVMDDVKVGLNIPVDASESP; encoded by the coding sequence ATGGATGAATTCGACGCCCGACTGCTGAATCTGATGCAGGAGAACAACCGCCTGACCGCAGAGAAGCTGAGCGAGCTTGTCGGACTGTCGCCCGCGGCCTGCCAGAAACGGCTGAAGCGCCTGCGCAAGAACGGCACGATTGCACGCGACATCTCAGTCCTGTCGCCGGAGGCGGTGGGCCGGAAACTGACCCTGATCGTCGAAGTGACGATGGAGCGCGAACGCCCGGAGGTCCTCGACCAATTCAAGCGTACCATGCGGGCCGCGCCGCATGTGATGCAGTGCTATTATGTAACCGGAAACGCCGATTTCATCGTCATCCTGACGGCGCGCGATATGAAGGAATACGAGGAGTTCACCCGCCGGTATTTCTTCCAGAACTCGAATGTGCAGCGGTTTCAGACCAATGTCGTCATGGACGATGTAAAAGTCGGCCTGAACATTCCCGTGGATGCCTCGGAGAGCCCCTGA
- a CDS encoding Xaa-Pro peptidase family protein, translating to MADRGDAARPRRGFEVAEFEGRTARAQSAMRAAGMDAILLTNEPEVRYFTGFHTQFWESPTRPWFVLLPLSGKPVTIIPEIGRAGMEATWIDDIRCWPAPRPADDGVSLLTQALADLPRRFGRLGVPMGHESLVRMPLADFLKILGDLEGLEPVDAAPLLHRLRFVKSPAEIAKIRHVCEITSGAFEALPALMRTGMSELEICRAFRIDLLQRGADNSPYLIAGSGPGGYDSIIMGPTDRILDEGDVLIIDTGTTYDGYFCDFDRNFAFQRAEEDLQRAYRTVYEATEAGFRAARPGATTSDVWSAMWQVMERGGALGNSVGRLGHGLGMELTEWPSNTPDDGTLLEPGAVLTLEPGMEFAPGRQMVHEENIVVTEDGAEWLTRRAASEIPVVD from the coding sequence ATGGCGGATCGGGGGGACGCCGCAAGACCGCGTCGCGGGTTCGAAGTGGCGGAGTTCGAGGGCCGCACGGCACGGGCCCAGTCGGCGATGCGGGCCGCCGGGATGGATGCGATCCTGCTGACCAACGAACCGGAGGTTCGTTACTTCACTGGCTTCCATACCCAGTTCTGGGAGAGCCCGACCCGTCCCTGGTTTGTCCTGCTGCCCCTGTCGGGCAAGCCGGTTACGATCATTCCGGAGATCGGACGGGCCGGCATGGAGGCGACCTGGATCGACGATATCCGATGCTGGCCGGCACCGCGCCCGGCCGATGATGGTGTGTCGCTGTTGACCCAGGCCCTGGCGGACCTGCCGCGCCGGTTCGGCCGGCTGGGTGTGCCCATGGGACACGAAAGCCTGGTTCGCATGCCCCTTGCGGATTTTCTGAAGATTCTTGGCGATCTGGAGGGGCTGGAGCCGGTCGACGCGGCCCCGTTGCTGCATCGCCTGCGCTTCGTGAAGTCCCCGGCGGAGATCGCGAAAATCCGGCATGTCTGCGAGATCACGTCCGGCGCGTTCGAAGCCCTGCCTGCGCTGATGCGGACGGGGATGAGCGAACTGGAGATCTGCCGCGCCTTCCGGATCGATCTGCTGCAGCGTGGCGCCGATAACTCGCCCTATCTGATCGCCGGGTCCGGGCCGGGCGGCTATGACAGTATCATCATGGGGCCGACCGATCGCATTTTGGACGAAGGCGATGTGCTGATCATCGATACCGGCACCACTTATGACGGCTACTTCTGCGATTTCGACCGGAATTTCGCCTTTCAGCGCGCGGAGGAAGACCTGCAGCGCGCCTATCGCACCGTTTACGAGGCGACGGAAGCCGGGTTCCGGGCGGCCCGTCCCGGGGCGACCACCAGCGATGTCTGGTCCGCCATGTGGCAGGTCATGGAACGTGGCGGCGCATTGGGCAATTCTGTCGGGCGCCTGGGGCATGGACTGGGCATGGAACTGACCGAATGGCCGTCCAATACACCGGACGACGGCACGCTGCTGGAACCGGGCGCCGTCCTGACCCTGGAACCGGGCATGGAATTCGCGCCGGGCCGCCAGATGGTGCACGAGGAGAATATCGTGGTGACAGAGGACGGGGCGGAATGGCTGACCCGTCGTGCCGCGTCCGAAATTCCGGTCGTGGATTGA
- a CDS encoding diaminopropionate ammonia-lyase encodes MMDLSEMHGGDMVLHHNDKAQTGIPYPAGLGSVLDSALCDSARTAISQWPGYAPTPLVDLSEAARSLNLASIYYKDEGPRFGLGSFKALGGAYAVLKLLGRELRSETGIPLPEDEIAQGRHADRAAGVTVVTATDGNHGRSVAWGARMFGAGCKIYMHAGVSPGRARAVEDFGAEVVWVDGNYDESVRRAAQDASANGWHIVSDTSYDGYMDLPRHVMAGYTVMVSELVGQIPTAAPPSHVFLQGGVGGLAGAVAAGLWQHYGADRPRVVVVEPDRAPCLYRSAVQGTPVAIDIVEETVMAGLSCGEVSLLAWEVLKAGADDFMTVSDDWVAPLMRGLAQGARPIVAGESAVAGLAGLVAACKSPDAAAALGLDNSARVLVIGTEGATDPEIYESIVGHPPAEIAA; translated from the coding sequence ATGATGGATCTGTCCGAAATGCACGGCGGCGACATGGTGCTGCATCACAATGACAAGGCGCAGACCGGAATTCCGTATCCGGCAGGGCTGGGGTCGGTTCTGGATTCCGCGCTTTGCGACAGCGCGAGGACGGCGATCTCCCAATGGCCCGGCTATGCACCGACGCCACTTGTCGATCTGTCGGAAGCCGCCCGGAGCCTTAATCTGGCATCCATTTACTACAAGGATGAGGGACCACGTTTCGGTCTGGGCAGTTTCAAGGCGCTGGGCGGGGCCTATGCGGTGCTGAAGCTGCTGGGGCGGGAGTTGCGGTCCGAAACCGGTATTCCCTTGCCGGAGGATGAGATCGCCCAGGGGCGTCACGCGGACCGGGCTGCGGGTGTCACTGTCGTCACCGCTACGGATGGAAATCACGGCCGGTCGGTGGCCTGGGGTGCGCGGATGTTCGGCGCCGGCTGCAAGATTTACATGCATGCCGGTGTCAGTCCGGGCCGTGCCCGCGCGGTGGAGGATTTCGGCGCGGAAGTTGTCTGGGTTGACGGGAACTATGATGAATCGGTCCGCCGTGCCGCGCAGGATGCGTCGGCCAACGGCTGGCACATCGTTTCGGATACATCCTATGACGGCTACATGGACCTGCCGCGTCATGTCATGGCCGGATATACCGTGATGGTGTCGGAACTTGTCGGACAGATACCGACCGCTGCGCCGCCCAGCCATGTTTTTCTGCAGGGCGGCGTCGGCGGATTGGCCGGTGCCGTCGCGGCTGGTCTGTGGCAGCACTACGGCGCCGATCGCCCGCGCGTGGTGGTGGTGGAGCCGGACCGGGCCCCCTGCCTCTATCGCAGCGCCGTCCAGGGTACGCCCGTCGCAATCGACATTGTCGAGGAGACGGTGATGGCGGGCCTGTCCTGCGGCGAGGTTTCCCTGCTGGCCTGGGAGGTGCTGAAGGCGGGGGCGGATGACTTCATGACGGTATCGGACGATTGGGTCGCCCCGCTGATGCGGGGGCTGGCGCAGGGCGCGCGCCCGATTGTGGCCGGGGAATCCGCGGTTGCCGGACTGGCCGGATTGGTCGCGGCCTGCAAATCGCCGGATGCGGCGGCGGCGCTGGGGCTGGACAATTCCGCGCGGGTGCTCGTGATCGGAACGGAAGGGGCCACGGACCCTGAAATCTATGAATCCATCGTCGGACATCCGCCGGCGGAAATTGCGGCGTAG